Proteins encoded by one window of Bos indicus x Bos taurus breed Angus x Brahman F1 hybrid chromosome 12, Bos_hybrid_MaternalHap_v2.0, whole genome shotgun sequence:
- the PCDH9 gene encoding protocadherin-9 isoform X7 has product MDLRDFYLLAALIACLRLDSAIAQELIYTIREELPENVPIGNIPKDLNISHINAATGTSASLVYRLVSKAGDAPLVKVSSSTGEIFTTSNRIDREKLCAGASYAEENECFFELEVVILPNDFFRLIKIKIIVKDTNDNAPMFPSPVINISIPENTLINSRFPIPSATDPDTGFNGVQHYELLNGQSVFGLDIVETPEGEKWPQLIVQQNLDREQKDTYVMKIKVEDGGTPQKSSTAILQVTVSDVNDNKPVFKEGQVEVHIPENAPVGTSVIQLHATDADIGSNAEIRYIFGAQVAPATKRLFALNNTTGLITVQRSLDREETAIHKVTVLASDGSSTPARATVTINVTDVNDNPPNIDLRYIISPINGTVYLSEKDPVNTKIALITVSDKDTDVNGKVICFIEREVPFHLKAVYDNQYLLETSSLLDYEGTKEFSFKIVASDSGKPSLNQTALVRVKLEDENDNPPIFNQPVIELSVSENNRRGLYLTTISATDEDSGKNADIVYQLGPNASFFDLDRKTGVLTASRVFDREEQERFIFTVTARDNGTPPLQSQAAVIVTVLDENDNSPKFTHNHFQFFVSENLPKYSTVGVITVTDADAGENKAVTLSILNDNDNFVLDPYSGVIKSNVSFDREQQSSYTFDVKATDGGQPPRSSTAKVTINVMDVNDNSPVVISPPSNTSFKLVPLSAIPGSVVAEVFAVDIDTGMNAELKYTIVSGNNKGLFRIDPVTGNITLEEKPAPTDVGLHRLVVNISDLGYPKSLHTLVLVFLYVNDTAGNASYIYDLIRRTMETPLDRNIGDSSQPYQNEDYLTIMIAIVAGAMVVIVVIFVTVLVRCRHASRFKAAQRSKQGAEWMSPNQENKQNKKKKRKKRKSPKSSLLNFVTIEESKPDDAVHEPINGTISLPAELEEQSIGRFDWGPAPPTTFKPNSPDLAKHYKSASPQPAFHLKPDTPVSVKKHHVIQELPLDNTFVGGCDTLSKRSSTSSDHFSASECSSQGGFKTKGPLHTRQDIVPGFLVASLISQL; this is encoded by the coding sequence atGGACCTGAGGGATTTTTACCTGTTGGCTGCTCTGATTGCCTGTTTAAGGCTGGATTCCGCAATAGCTCAAGAACTTATTTACACTATTAGAGAGGAATTGCCTGAAAATGTACCCATAGGAAACATACCAAAGGATCTGAACATTTCTCACATCAATGCTGCCACAGGGACCAGTGCCAGCCTTGTCTACAGACTGGTTTCTAAAGCTGGGGATGCCCCTTTGGTGAAAGTATCCAGTAGCACTGGGGAAATTTTCACAACCTCCAATAGAATAGACAGAGAAAAACTCTGTGCTGGAGCCTCTTATGCTGAGGAGAATGAGTGTTTCTTTGAACTTGAGGTGGTGATCCTCCCCAATGATTTTTTCAGGctgatcaaaataaaaataattgtcaaGGATACCAATGATAATGCCCCCATGTTTCCATCTCCTGTCATCAATATTTCCATCCCAGAAAACACTTTGATCAACAGCCGCTTTCCAATTCCATCAGCAACAGATCCTGACACAGGCTTCAATGGTGTACAGCATTATGAATTGTTAAATGGGCAGAGTGTTTTTGGACTGGATATCGTGGAAACTCCGGAAGGAGAAAAGTGGCCGCAATTGATTGTTCAGCAAAACTTGGACAGAGAACAGAAAGATACCTACGTGATGAAAATCAAAGTAGAGGATGGAGGCACCCCACAAAAGTCCAGCACCGCCATCCTGCAGGTCACAGTAAGTGATGTAAATGACAACAAGCCAGTGTTTAAAGAGGGTCAGGTGGAGGTGCACATTCCAGAGAATGCTCCCGTGGGCACCTCCGTAATTCAGCTCCATGCCACTGATGCAGATATAGGCAGTAATGCTGAAATCCGGTACATTTTTGGTGCCCAGGTTGCGCCTGCAACCAAAAGACTCTTTGCTTTAAATAATACTACTGGGCTCATTACAGTTCAGAGGTCCTTAGACCGAGAGGAGACAGCTATTCACAAAGTGACAGTACTGGCTAGTGATGGCAGCTCTACTCCTGCTAGAGCAACGGTTACCATCAATGTCACTGATGTAAATGATAACCCTCCGAACATAGACCTCAGGTACATTATAAGTCCCATCAATGGCACCGTGTATTTGTCTGAGAAAGATCCTGTCAATACAAAGATTGCCCTAATTACAGTTTCAGATAAGGACACAGATGTGAATGGCAAAGTGATCTGTTTTATTGAAAGAGAGGTCCCGTTTCATTTGAAGGCAGTATATGACAACCAATATTTGTTAGAGACCTCCTCTTTGTTGGACTATGAGGGCACCAAAGAATTCAGCTTTAAAATCGTTGCCTCTGattctgggaagcccagtttaaaTCAGACTGCTCTGGTAAGGGTTAAGCTTGAGGatgaaaatgacaacccaccaaTTTTCAACCAGCCTGTAATTGAGCTGTCAGTTTCTGAAAACAACCGACGTGGGTTATACTTAACAACTATTAGTGCCACAGATGAAGACAGTGGGAAAAATGCAGATATTGTTTATCAGCTTGGACCGAATGCCTCCTTCTTTGATCTGGACCGAAAGACAGGAGTTTTGACAGCCTCTAGGGTCTTTGACAGAGAAGAACAAGAAAGATTCATTTTTACAGTAACTGCCAGGGACAATGGGACCCCTCCCCTCCAAAGTCAAGCGGCCGTGATAGTTACTGTTCTGGATGAGAATGACAATAGCCCTAAGTTTACTCAtaatcattttcaattttttgtgtCTGAGAATCTGCCAAAGTATAGTACTGTGGGGGTAATCACAGTGACAGATGCAGATGCTGGAGAGAATAAGGCTGTGACTCTTTCCATTCTAAATGACAATGATAATTTTGTGTTGGATCCCTATTCTGGAGTCATAAAGTCAAATGTCTCATTTGACAGAGAGCAGCAGAGTTCCTACACTTTTGATGTCAAAGCCACTGATGGGGGACAACCACCCCGTTCCTCTACTGCAAAAGTAACTATAAATGTCATGGATGTCAATGACAATAGTCCTGTTGTCATTTCACCTCCTTCTAATACTTCTTTTAAGTTGGTGCCTCTCTCAGCCATTCCTGGCTCGGTGGTAGCAGAAGTTTTTGCAGTGGATATTGACACTGGAATGAACGCTGAACTTAAGTATACAATTGTGAGTGGTAACAACAAAGGCTTGTTTCGGATTGATCCAGTAACAGGTAACATCACCCTGGAAGAAAAACCAGCACCAACTGATGTGGGCTTGCACCGATTGGTGGTCAACATAAGTGACTTGGGATACCCTAAGTCTCTACACACACTTGTGCTTGTTTTCCTTTATGTTAATGACACTGCTGGCAATGCTTCCTATATCTATGACTTGATTCGTAGGACTATGGAGACCCCATTGGACAGAAACATAGGGGATAGCAGCCAACCCTATCAAAACGAGGACTATCTCACCATCATGATCGCCATCGTCGCAGGTGCCATGGTGGTCATCGTTGTGATTTTTGTCACTGTTCTGGTGCGCTGTCGCCACGCATCAAGATTCAAAGCAGCTCAAAGGAGCAAGCAAGGTGCCGAATGGATGTCCCCAAACCaggagaacaaacaaaacaagaaaaagaaaaggaagaaaagaaaatctcccaAGAGCTCTCTTTTGAACTTTGTTACCATCGAAGAGTCCAAACCTGATGATGCAGTTCACGAACCTATCAATGGGACAATAAGCCTGCCGGCTGAGTTGGAGGAGCAAAGCATAGGAAGATTTGACTGGGGCCCGGCACCTCCAACCACCTTCAAGCCGAACAGCCCTGACCTGGCCAAGCACTACAAATCCGCTTCTCCACAGCCGGCTTTCCATCTTAAACCAGACACTCCGGTTTCGGTGAAAAAGCATCACGTGATTCAGGAGCTCCCGTTGGACAACACCTTTGTCGGGGGTTGTGACACCCTTTCCAAACGCTCTTCCACTAGTTCAGATCACTTCAGTGCCTCAGAGTGCAGTTCCCAAGGAGGCTTCAAGACAAAGGGCCCCTTACACACCAGACAG